DNA from Alphaproteobacteria bacterium SS10:
CCGACTTCAAATTGATTGAGCGGATGCTGAATGCCGGTGCTAAGGCGCCGATTAATGTCAGCTGGGCCCATGATTGGGACAAGGCCTGCGCCGAGATTGAGCGTGAAGCACATGACGTGATCTTGGTCCGGCAGCATTTCGGTGCCCATTCAGCGGGTGACCTCTTAGTTCAGTTTACGGACCGAACCGCGAAATCGCCCTTTATCATCTTGGGCGAAGCAACAGATACGGCGATTGAGCAGGCCGCCTGGGAATTGGGTGCTGCCGACTTCCTCGTCCTATCGGAACTGACCCCAGTGCATCTGGTCCGATCAATCTGGTTCAGCCGAGCACTGGCTAACCGGCAATGCGCCTTGCGTCGCGAGGCTGATGACCTCCGCTCCGCCCATGAGGAGTTGGTTAAAGAAGTTAGCCAGTATCAGCTGACTATTGATCAGTTTGAGGATACCAGGCGCCAGCTTTATATGGCTGTTGAGTCCGCCGAACAGCGGGAGAAGAAGTACCGTGATTTAGCGGAGCGTGATCCCCTTACGGGCCTCGCCAACCGTGTTCGGTTTGAGCAGCAACTGGCGGCCGCACTGGCCCATGCTGAACGCTCTGGCAAGGACACGGCACTGCTGTTGCTGGATCTCGACCGGTTCAAATCGGTCAACGATACCCACGGTCATACCGCTGGTGATCAGGTCCTCAAGATATGCGCAGAACGGTTGGAAGAGACCGTGCGCATGACCGATGTTGTGGCTCGCCTTGGTGGTGATGAGTTTGCGATCATCGCGACCAATCTGGATCGGGCTGACGGTGCCGTCTCCCTCGCTGAGAAGGTGATTGAGGCGATTGGCGCGCCGATGCAGCTGGACGGGCAGTCCCTGCAGAATGCGCCGCCAACAGTAACCACGGCGACCAGTGTTGGCATTGCCATTACCAATGGCCGCCGCTGGGATGCGCGCCAGATGTTTGGCCAGGCCGATGCAGCCCTTTACCGCGCCAAGGATAAGGGGCGGGGCCTTTGGTACTGCTACAACGAATCCCTGGATCGGGAGCTGCGGCTTGCCAAGATGGTGGAAACCGACCTCGGTGGTGCCTTGGCGAAGGGGCAGCTAACCATCGACTACCAAGCCAAGATTAAGCGGTTCAGCAATGGTCGTGTCGACCTAACGGGGGCAGAGGCCTTCCTCAGATGGCATCACCCCGAACGGGGGCGCGTTTCCCGGGCCGAGTTTACGGCGGTCGCCGAGAGCAACGGTACGATTGTGCCGATCACCAACTGGGTCCTGTTCAAGGCCTGTGAGCAGGCCAGTGAGTGGAGCCGTGACTTCGCCCATCCAATGCCAGTCTCGGTCAATATCGCGCCCAGCTACCTGTTCCGCGATGATCTGATTGATAACGTGGCCGCGGCCCTCGATCGAACTGGGCTTGAGCCATCATTGCTTGAGCTTGAGATCGACGACACGGTCATGGCAACGGATTTTGATCGGGCCCATAACCAGCTTCAGGCACTCGGGCAGTTGGGTGTTAGCCTAACGCTGGATCACTTTGGCACGGGCAATTTCTCGCTCGCCCATGCGCGTGATTTCCTGGTCAATTCCTTCAAGATCGACCGCGGCTTCATCAACTCAATGTTCGATGATCCATCCAGCATGGCGGTAGTAAAGGCCGTCATGGTGCTGGCTGAAAATATGGGTATTGGGTTGGTGGCTGAAGGTGTCGAGAACAGGCGACAGGCAGAGTTCTTTGCCGATGGCACGACGACCCAGCAGGGCTGCTACTACGGTCAGCCAATGGCCGCGGATGAGTTCATGCACACCATTCACGCACCACTCTACGCAACCGCATAGGGCGCAGCGTGATCGGTTCGTGGTCTGGTTTATTCAGCGGCTTGTTGTGAGGCGCTGGGCTGTGGGAATTCAACAATCTCACCATTGTTGAGGCCGAGGGCCAACTCACCCGCGATAAGGCGTTCGGCATGCTCGCCGAATACTTCACGGCGCCAACCTTTGAGGACCAGTAGGTCGGCATCAACACCGTTTACGGCGGCGGTGGCCAGTTCTTCCAAATCCGCAGTGGTGGCGATCATCTTGGTCGCCACGCTGTGGGCGGCGGCGCGACCTTTCAGCAGAACCTTAAGCAGCTCCATTGCGGCTGCTGCTTCACTGCTGATCGGTTGCTTACGCTCAATCTTCGGGCGGTCCTCAGCTGGTGTGCTAAGCGCCTGGCGAATGGTTTTGAGGAGGGCCTCACCGGTCTTGCCCCAGGCGTTGCCGCCAAGGCCACGCACGCGTTCAATGGCGTCCTGGTCGCTGGGGCGCTGTGCCGCTAGCTCTAACAACACGTCATCCTTGATCACGCGGTTGCGGGGCAGATTGCGTCGCTGTGCTTCCGCCTCACGCCATTCGGCGAGCTTTTGGGCGGTCAGCACGAACAGCGGTTCGGTCGACCGAAGCTTGAGGCGCTGCCAGGCATCCTCCGGCTTCACCACATAGGTGTCTGGGTTGGTTAGAACCGCCATCTCCTCAGCGATCCAGTGGCACCGGTTCTGTGCCTTAATCTGCTTTTTCAGATGCTCATAGATCGTACGCAGATGGGTAACGTCACCCAGGGCGTATTTTATCTGCTTGTCGCTTAGCGGGCGTCGTGACCAATCGGTGAAGCGGTTGCTCTTATCAAGTTTGGCCTTCGCGATCTCACGCACCAGCTGCTCATACCCAACGCTGTCGCCATAGCCGCAGACCATGGCGGCCACCTGGCTATCGAATAGTGGGGTCGGGACCTGACCGGTTTCCTGAAAGAAGATTTCCAAATCCTGGCGGGCCGCGTGGAACACCTTCTCAATCTTCGGATCCGCAAACAGATCGTAGATCGGTTGCAGGTCGATACCGTCGGCAAGCGGGTCGATGCAGACAGCCTCATTCGCGCCGGCAACCTGAATCAGGCAGAGCTTCGCGTAGTAGGTGCTGTCCCGAAGAAACTCGGTATCAACAGTGATATAGGGCTCATTCGCCAAGCGTTCGGCGAGCGCGGCCACTTCGGCCGATTTGGTAATGACATACTTCATAGACCGCCAAAACAGCCACAGGCTGAGGACAGCGTCAATGAAACTCACCCTGTTAAGTAGTGACCACTGGGTTAAGACATGGCGTTAGCGCATCACTAAGCGCTGAAGCCTTGCATTGTCGGTCATTTGCCGCCGGATTTGACAGCTTGTCGCAGTGTGCGTCTGCCATTCCGTTAATTCATGCGCCTGATGGCTTTGTCCGCTTGACTTCGGCGCCGCAACGGTGTGGTTTCGCGCCAACTCTTCCATGCACCGAAACGCTAGGGACATTACCCCATGCACGCCTATCGCACTCACACCTGCGCCGAGCTGCGCGCTGACCACGTTGACCAGACTGTCCGCCTGTCTGGTTGGATCAATCGGAAGCGTGACCACGGCCAGCTGCTGTTCATCGATCTTCGTGACCGCTACGGCATCACCCAGGTGGTGACTACAGTGAACAGCGATGTCTTTAAGCAGCTTGAGGAAGCGCGGCTGGAAACCGTGATCACGGTGACCGGCACCGTCGTGCAGCGGAGTGCTGAGACGATCAATGAGAACCTGCCCACCGGCCATATCGAGGTGCAGGTCAGCGAGCTGGAAATCCAGTCCCATGCTGACACCCTGCCACTGCAGGTGAACTCAGATGAGGATTACGGCGAGGAAGTGCGCTTGCGTTATCGCTATCTCGACCTACGCCGGGCGAAGATGCAGCGGAACATCGAGCTTCGCTCAAACATCATCTCCTCGATCCGTCGTCGGATGATTGAGCAGGATTTCATGGAGTTCCAAACCCCGATCCTGACCGCATCCTCACCTGAAGGTGCTCGGGACTTCCTCGTCCCATCGCGTCTGCACCCTGGCAAGTTCTACGCGCTACCCCAAGCACCGCAGCAGTTCAAACAGCTGCTGATGATGAGTGGCTTTGACCGCTATTTCCAAATCGCCCCATGCTTCCGTGATGAGGACAGCCGCGCCGACCGTAGCCCGGGTGAGTTCTATCAGCTCGACTTTGAGATGAGCTTTGTCACCCAGGACGATGTGTTCGAGGCGATTGAGCCGGTCCTACACGGTGTGTTTGAAGAGTTCTCTGATTTCAGCGGCACCAAGCGTTCGGTGACCAAGCCACCATTCCCACGCATCCCATTTGATGAGGCGATGCTGAAATATGGTTCGGATAAGCCTGACCTCCGTAACCCACTTGAGATCGTCGACGTCACGGAAGTGTTTGAGCGTGACGATGTTGAGTTCAAGGCGTTCAAGGGGGTGATTGCCAAGGGTGGTGTCGTTCGTGCCCTGCCAGTGCCCGGCGTCGCCGACAAGCCGCGCAGCTTCTTCGATAAGCTGAATGATTGGGCGCGTGGTGAAGGGGCCGTCGGCCTCGGCTACATCACCTTTGCCGATGGTGAAGGGAAGGGGCCAATTGCCAAGTTCGTGCCCGCCGCCGCACAAGAGCAGCTGAAAGAGATCGCCGGTCTTAAGGATGGTGATGCTGTCTTCTTTGCCTGCGACAAGCCACTGGACGCGGCCAAGTTAATCGGTGCTGCCCGCAACAAGATTGGCCATGACCTCGAGCTGATCGACCCGAACGAATACAAGTTCTGCTGGATCGTCGACTTCCCGATGTATGAGCTGGATGAACAGACCGGCAAGATCGAGTTCAGCCATAACCCATTCTCGATGCCGCAAGGTGGTCTCGAGGCGTTGGAGAACCAGGACCCGCTGACCATCAAGGCGTATCAATACGATATCGTTTGTAACGGTATTGAGCTGTCCTCCGGTGCGATCCGGAACCACCGCCCAGACATCATGGTCAAAGCCTTCGAAATCGCCGGCTACCCTGAGAGTGTGTTGGAAGAACGTTTCGGCGGCATGCTGTCGGCGATGAAGTTTGGCGCGCCGCCGCACGGTGGTTCAGCGCCGGGTATCGACCGGATCGTCATGCTGCTGGCTGATGAGCCGAACATCCGCGAGGTCATCACCTTCCCGATGAACCAACGGGCAGAGGATCTGATGATGGGCGCCCCAGCAACCGTCGAGCCAGAGCGTCTTCGTGAGCTACATATCAAGCCAAACCTACCCAAGGTTAAGGTGGCGGAAGCCAGCTAAGCCGAGTTAGGCGGGCCCCCGTAATGTTCAACAGACAAGACGATAATGGCGATGCCATCGCCCAAAGCTTGGCCCGCATTGAAGAGCGGCTAGATAAGCTTGAGGAGCGGCTAAACCAAGTTGCGCAGGTTGATGTTGCTTGGGGGCTGGTACACGCCACTCAACAGCTGGAGAACCGTGAGAACTTGGCGGCGAAGCTTGGTGTTGCGCCGGGGTGGTTACCACCGACCCGTGGTTGGGCCGCATCACCAGACTTCCTGATGGTACTGGTCCGTTTGGTGGCCGAGATTAAGCCAACCTCGATCGTTGAATGCGGTAGTGGCGTTACCTCAATTGTCTTCTCAAGACTGCTCCAGGGCGTGGAGGGGGCAACTCTACTGACCCTCGATCATGATGAGAAGTTCGCCCAACAAACCGCTGCCCTGCTGGCTGAGCGTGGCCTGCCTGGCAGTGTGACCATGAACCTGGCGGCGGCCGGCATGGCACCGGTGGCGGTCGGTGGGGATACCATCCCTTGGTACCAAACCGAGGGCATGCCATGGCCGGATCAGATTGACCTGCTTTGTGTTGATGGCCCGATCATGAATTCGGAGAACCGCCTAGCGCGCTATCCGGCCTTCCCACTACTTCATGATCGGTTGAGTGAGAAAGCCGTTGTCGTGCTCGATGATGCACATCGCCCTGGCGAACAAGCGATCCTGCAGCGTTGGCTGACCGAGTTCCCCGATTGGCGGGTGGAGATGCTGTCGACCGAGAAGGGCACGGCCGTTCTCCGCCGGCGAAATAGCAAATTCCCTGACACTTAATTGATGGCTGGTTGTTGAGTTGCCCTCTCAGTGGCACAATCTTCCAATGTGATGGGGATGTTAGCCCCTATATTGGAATTGCCACGGACTGCCCATGCTCACAGACCGCTCCACCCTTAAATCTGCCTCTAAACCACTTTCAGCCGTGGTCGCAGTGCTTGCCCTTGGTTTTGGCGCCAGTGCAATTGCGGCACCGGTTAGCAATCAGGCGGGTGAGGGGATTGCCGATCTGTTCCAGCCGCATAAGGCTATCTATCAGCTGAAGATGACGGCGGTTCGTAACCTGCAGCGGATCAGCTCGGTTAGCGGTGAGATGTTCTTCGAGTGGGGCGATGCCTGTGAGGCGTGGACCACGACCCAGAAGTTCCAACTCGACTACGCTTATGTTGAAGGGGCGGGCCAGAAGTTCGTCAGCGACTATTCATCCTGGGAAGCGAAGGATGGGGAGACATTCTCCTTCACCTCCAAAAACCTCAGCAATGGCCGGGTGAACAAGGTTTACCGCGGCAGTGCAGAGCGAGCCAACAGCGGTCGAGGTGAGGCTGATTTTAGCCGTCCTGAGGAAAAGCAGATCGCCATTCCACGCGGTTTCCTTTTCCCGTCGGAACACACCTTTAAGCTGCTTGAGGCGGCCAAGGATGGCCGGAAAATCTTTGGCGCCACCATGTTCGATGGCTCTGATGATCAGGGGCCAGTGCTTGTGAATGCCGTGATCGGTAAGCGGGTTGATGCGCTGGATGAGGCGGAAGAGGATAACCCAGCCTTACGTGAGCCGGGCTGGTCGGTGCGCATGGCGTTCTTCGACACGCAGGGTGACAATAGCGATAGCACCTCAGCGAATTATGAGATGACCGTGACCCTGCTCGAGAATGGGATCGTTCGCGATCTGGCCATCGACTACGATGATTTCTCACTGGCCGGTGAGTTGGTGACGATCGATACGCTAGAGCCTTGCTCGAACTGATCGCTATTTCTTCCCGCGCCCACCTTCTTTAAGCGAGCGGCCCTTCATTACCGCATCGGCACCCATGCGATCCCGCAATCCCTGCATCAAATCTTCCAGCTTGCGCCGGTCACTCTCCGCCGCAAAGGCCGGGTTGGCGGCGTCCAGATCGTCAAACAGCAGATCCTGTGGCGCTTGCTGATCAACATCCTCAACCGGGATGTCCAGGCCAATGCCGAGCAGTCTGAAGGCGGTGCCATCAGCCTCGCGATACAGCATAGGATGCGCTGCCTGATAAAGGCTTTCTGCAGTTCTGATATCAACCGGCAGGGTTTGGCTGCGGGTTCGTAATTTGAAGCTCGCTGTCTTGAGTTTCAGGACGACGGTGCGGCCCTCTAGCTCTTTCTCACGCAGGCGGTCCGCCAGTCTTTCGCATAGCCGCCATAGCTCGCCGGCGAGGGCGGCCGGATCCCGGATATCCTCATTAAACGTTGTTTCAGATGAAACGCTTTTGGTTGCCCGCTCCGGGCTGACATCACGGGCATCCCGGCCCCATGATAGTTGATGCAGGCGCTTGCCCATCTTGCCATAGCGCTGCTCCAGCTTGCCCATTGGGGCGTTGCGGAGGTCGCGCAGGGTTTTGAAGCCATCGCGATGCAGCTTCTCAGCCATCTTCTTACCCACGCCCCAGATGATGCTCACAGGCTTATCGGCGAGGAAGTCTTCAGCCTCCGCTAACCCGATCACGCTAAAGCCACGCGGTTTGTCGAGTTCTGATGCGATCTTGGCGAGGAACTTGTTGGGGGCTAGGCCAATGGACACCGTGATCCCGTGGGTGGCTTCAATATCCAGGGCTAGTTGGGCGAGGGTGGCGGCTGGGGTCCGTTTGTGCAGGCGTTCTGTGCCGGTAAGATCGATGAAGGCCTCATCGATTGAGAGTGGCTCCACAATTGGCGAGACACCTTCCATCATGGCCCTGATGGCGCGTCCGGCCTTGGTGTACTTTTCCATATTCGGTTTGATCACCACGGCGTCAGGGCAGTTCCTTAACGCCTTGAACATGGGCATGGCGGACTTTACCCCATACATGCGCGCCACATAACAGGCGGTTGCCACCACGCCCCGCTGACCACCGCCAATAATGACCGGTTTATCCCGTAGTTCTGGCCGGTCCCGCTTCTCAATCGCAGCGTAGAAGGCATCGCAGTCGATATGGGCGATGCTCAATTCGGCAATCTCATCATGATGGATTAGCCGTCTGCCACCACAGGCAGGGCAGCTTTTCGGGGGCACTTGCCCCTCGGCGATGGCAAAAACCTTCGTGCAGTCACGACATAATGCGGCCTTGGCCGTGGCCATGGCAGGCTTATCCGCGTTATATTCGTGATTGGTCATAATCTTGGCTTAGCTCTTATCACCTTATGCGTCTGCCAACAGCCCATCCCGATGCGGTTCGCCACCTGCGTGGCGCGCTTTGCCATGGGCATCCCAGTGGTTTTGGGCCGGCGGTTAGCTCTCACCAGCTGCCACCATACCTGCCTGAGGTCCCGCTGATCATGGTGGTCGAGGACAATAAGATCAATCAACGCCTGCTGCGCGATATCATTAGAGTTCAAGGCTGGCGAAGTGTTGAGGCCGATGATGCCGATATGGCTGAGGAGATACTCCGCATGTTGAAGGTGCGGGGGGAAGTGCCGGATATGGCGATGGTTGATATCCGCCTGCCTGACCGTTCGGGCTGTGATCTGGTGCGCAGTTTGAAGGCAAATGACAATTGGAAGGTCATGCCGGTTATCGCCGTTACCGCTATGGCTGGACGGGCAAATGCCCAACGCATTCTGGAGGCTGGTTGCGATGACTACATCGCTAAACCGATTTCCGTCGCTCACATCATTGAAACGGTTCACAAATATCTGGGCTAAGGTACACTCAACCTCACATTAATGCCCGTTTGGGATTGATTGCCGGGACCGAAACCGATTTGATCCGGTTATGGCCGTTGATCCCGCTGACAATTTGGCTTTCGAATGACCGCCCGCGTACTTGTTGTTGATGACGTTCTACCCAATGTGAAGCTGCTCGCTGCGAAGCTGCAGCGTGAGTATTTTGACGTGGTCACCGCGTTTAACGGGCAGGAAG
Protein-coding regions in this window:
- a CDS encoding EAL domain-containing protein — protein: MPTCDEPNEFEEAVSVLVVDDSATDFKLIERMLNAGAKAPINVSWAHDWDKACAEIEREAHDVILVRQHFGAHSAGDLLVQFTDRTAKSPFIILGEATDTAIEQAAWELGAADFLVLSELTPVHLVRSIWFSRALANRQCALRREADDLRSAHEELVKEVSQYQLTIDQFEDTRRQLYMAVESAEQREKKYRDLAERDPLTGLANRVRFEQQLAAALAHAERSGKDTALLLLDLDRFKSVNDTHGHTAGDQVLKICAERLEETVRMTDVVARLGGDEFAIIATNLDRADGAVSLAEKVIEAIGAPMQLDGQSLQNAPPTVTTATSVGIAITNGRRWDARQMFGQADAALYRAKDKGRGLWYCYNESLDRELRLAKMVETDLGGALAKGQLTIDYQAKIKRFSNGRVDLTGAEAFLRWHHPERGRVSRAEFTAVAESNGTIVPITNWVLFKACEQASEWSRDFAHPMPVSVNIAPSYLFRDDLIDNVAAALDRTGLEPSLLELEIDDTVMATDFDRAHNQLQALGQLGVSLTLDHFGTGNFSLAHARDFLVNSFKIDRGFINSMFDDPSSMAVVKAVMVLAENMGIGLVAEGVENRRQAEFFADGTTTQQGCYYGQPMAADEFMHTIHAPLYATA
- the rnd gene encoding ribonuclease D, with the protein product MKYVITKSAEVAALAERLANEPYITVDTEFLRDSTYYAKLCLIQVAGANEAVCIDPLADGIDLQPIYDLFADPKIEKVFHAARQDLEIFFQETGQVPTPLFDSQVAAMVCGYGDSVGYEQLVREIAKAKLDKSNRFTDWSRRPLSDKQIKYALGDVTHLRTIYEHLKKQIKAQNRCHWIAEEMAVLTNPDTYVVKPEDAWQRLKLRSTEPLFVLTAQKLAEWREAEAQRRNLPRNRVIKDDVLLELAAQRPSDQDAIERVRGLGGNAWGKTGEALLKTIRQALSTPAEDRPKIERKQPISSEAAAAMELLKVLLKGRAAAHSVATKMIATTADLEELATAAVNGVDADLLVLKGWRREVFGEHAERLIAGELALGLNNGEIVEFPQPSASQQAAE
- the aspS gene encoding aspartate--tRNA ligase gives rise to the protein MHAYRTHTCAELRADHVDQTVRLSGWINRKRDHGQLLFIDLRDRYGITQVVTTVNSDVFKQLEEARLETVITVTGTVVQRSAETINENLPTGHIEVQVSELEIQSHADTLPLQVNSDEDYGEEVRLRYRYLDLRRAKMQRNIELRSNIISSIRRRMIEQDFMEFQTPILTASSPEGARDFLVPSRLHPGKFYALPQAPQQFKQLLMMSGFDRYFQIAPCFRDEDSRADRSPGEFYQLDFEMSFVTQDDVFEAIEPVLHGVFEEFSDFSGTKRSVTKPPFPRIPFDEAMLKYGSDKPDLRNPLEIVDVTEVFERDDVEFKAFKGVIAKGGVVRALPVPGVADKPRSFFDKLNDWARGEGAVGLGYITFADGEGKGPIAKFVPAAAQEQLKEIAGLKDGDAVFFACDKPLDAAKLIGAARNKIGHDLELIDPNEYKFCWIVDFPMYELDEQTGKIEFSHNPFSMPQGGLEALENQDPLTIKAYQYDIVCNGIELSSGAIRNHRPDIMVKAFEIAGYPESVLEERFGGMLSAMKFGAPPHGGSAPGIDRIVMLLADEPNIREVITFPMNQRAEDLMMGAPATVEPERLRELHIKPNLPKVKVAEAS
- a CDS encoding class I SAM-dependent methyltransferase — translated: MFNRQDDNGDAIAQSLARIEERLDKLEERLNQVAQVDVAWGLVHATQQLENRENLAAKLGVAPGWLPPTRGWAASPDFLMVLVRLVAEIKPTSIVECGSGVTSIVFSRLLQGVEGATLLTLDHDEKFAQQTAALLAERGLPGSVTMNLAAAGMAPVAVGGDTIPWYQTEGMPWPDQIDLLCVDGPIMNSENRLARYPAFPLLHDRLSEKAVVVLDDAHRPGEQAILQRWLTEFPDWRVEMLSTEKGTAVLRRRNSKFPDT
- a CDS encoding cell envelope integrity EipB family protein, with product MLTDRSTLKSASKPLSAVVAVLALGFGASAIAAPVSNQAGEGIADLFQPHKAIYQLKMTAVRNLQRISSVSGEMFFEWGDACEAWTTTQKFQLDYAYVEGAGQKFVSDYSSWEAKDGETFSFTSKNLSNGRVNKVYRGSAERANSGRGEADFSRPEEKQIAIPRGFLFPSEHTFKLLEAAKDGRKIFGATMFDGSDDQGPVLVNAVIGKRVDALDEAEEDNPALREPGWSVRMAFFDTQGDNSDSTSANYEMTVTLLENGIVRDLAIDYDDFSLAGELVTIDTLEPCSN
- a CDS encoding DNA polymerase IV — encoded protein: MATAKAALCRDCTKVFAIAEGQVPPKSCPACGGRRLIHHDEIAELSIAHIDCDAFYAAIEKRDRPELRDKPVIIGGGQRGVVATACYVARMYGVKSAMPMFKALRNCPDAVVIKPNMEKYTKAGRAIRAMMEGVSPIVEPLSIDEAFIDLTGTERLHKRTPAATLAQLALDIEATHGITVSIGLAPNKFLAKIASELDKPRGFSVIGLAEAEDFLADKPVSIIWGVGKKMAEKLHRDGFKTLRDLRNAPMGKLEQRYGKMGKRLHQLSWGRDARDVSPERATKSVSSETTFNEDIRDPAALAGELWRLCERLADRLREKELEGRTVVLKLKTASFKLRTRSQTLPVDIRTAESLYQAAHPMLYREADGTAFRLLGIGLDIPVEDVDQQAPQDLLFDDLDAANPAFAAESDRRKLEDLMQGLRDRMGADAVMKGRSLKEGGRGKK
- a CDS encoding response regulator, which produces MVVEDNKINQRLLRDIIRVQGWRSVEADDADMAEEILRMLKVRGEVPDMAMVDIRLPDRSGCDLVRSLKANDNWKVMPVIAVTAMAGRANAQRILEAGCDDYIAKPISVAHIIETVHKYLG